One Myotis daubentonii chromosome 3, mMyoDau2.1, whole genome shotgun sequence genomic window carries:
- the HMGN1 gene encoding non-histone chromosomal protein HMG-14: protein MPKRKVSSAEGAAKEEPKRRSARLSAKPAPAKAEAKPKKAAGKDKSADKKVQTKGKRGAKGKQAEVADQEPKEDLPAENGETKNEESPTSDEAGEKEAKSD from the exons ATGCCCAAGAGGAAG GTCAGCTCTGCGGAGGGGGCGGCCAAGGAGGAG CCGAAGAGGAGGTCGGCCCGGTTGTCAGCC AAACCCGCGCCTGCAAAAGCGGAGGCGAAGCCCAAAAAGGCGGCGGGAAAG GATAAGTCTGCAGACAAGAAAGTGCAAACAAAAGGGAAGAGGGGAGCAAAGGGAAAGCAGGCGGAAGTGGCTGACCAGGAGCCTAAAGAAGACCTCCCTGCGGAAAATGGAGAAACTAAAAACGAGGAG AGTCCAACCTCAGAtgaagcaggagaaaaagaagccAAGTCTGATTAA